In Candidatus Izemoplasmatales bacterium, the following are encoded in one genomic region:
- a CDS encoding sugar ABC transporter permease translates to MAENAIRRLGEAGMKPIRALREKLSPAMKRLSGDKASTVLLLLPYVILFSLFIVIPVLVAIGLSFTYFNVIERPVVAEFYGFGNYIMILTQDSVFLRNVLPNTLKYAIITGPGGYALSFLMAWMLSQIQATPRKFLALALYMPSMLGGVLVTVIFRTLFSGDSSGYINAILLNMGWIDVPIDFLQSGNYLMQIMIFVTLWSSMGIGFLSMLAGILNVNREMYEAAYIDGIKNRMQEIFYITIPSMKPQMLFGAVMAIVGAFNAGGIGVALAGSNPTPQYAGQLIVNHIDDYGFIRYEMGYAAALSVILLLIIMLFSRVVYRALGERD, encoded by the coding sequence ATGGCTGAAAACGCGATCCGACGCCTCGGGGAAGCCGGCATGAAGCCGATCCGGGCGCTCCGCGAGAAACTCTCGCCGGCGATGAAGCGGCTTTCCGGGGACAAGGCCTCGACGGTCCTCCTGCTGCTCCCCTACGTCATCCTGTTCTCGCTCTTCATCGTCATCCCGGTGCTCGTCGCGATCGGGCTCTCGTTCACCTACTTCAACGTCATCGAGCGACCCGTGGTCGCCGAGTTCTACGGCTTCGGGAACTACATCATGATCCTGACGCAGGATTCCGTCTTTCTTAGGAATGTTCTGCCGAACACCCTCAAGTACGCGATCATCACCGGTCCCGGCGGCTACGCGCTCTCCTTCCTGATGGCGTGGATGCTGTCGCAGATCCAGGCGACGCCGCGCAAGTTTTTGGCGCTCGCGCTCTACATGCCGTCGATGCTCGGCGGCGTGCTCGTCACCGTCATCTTCCGCACGCTCTTCTCGGGCGACAGTTCCGGCTACATCAACGCCATCCTGCTCAACATGGGCTGGATCGACGTGCCGATCGACTTCCTCCAGTCCGGGAACTACCTGATGCAGATCATGATCTTCGTGACGCTGTGGAGTTCGATGGGCATCGGCTTCCTCTCGATGCTCGCCGGCATCCTGAACGTCAACCGCGAGATGTACGAGGCGGCCTACATCGACGGCATCAAGAACCGCATGCAGGAGATCTTCTACATCACGATCCCGTCGATGAAGCCGCAGATGCTCTTCGGCGCCGTGATGGCGATCGTCGGCGCCTTCAACGCCGGCGGCATCGGCGTCGCGCTGGCGGGATCGAACCCGACCCCGCAGTACGCCGGCCAGCTGATCGTCAACCACATCGACGACTACGGGTTCATCCGCTACGAGATGGGCTACGCCGCGGCGCTGTCGGTCATCCTTTTGCTCATCATCATGCTCTTCTCACGCGTGGTCTACCGCGCGCTGGGCGAGCGGGACTGA